A genomic region of Paenibacillus sp. PL2-23 contains the following coding sequences:
- the ftsW gene encoding putative lipid II flippase FtsW codes for MKASHNGSRGRPDFLLLIMTLLLVGFGILMVFSASSGVAAIGWNDALYFTKRQLVWAGLGLFAMFVAMNLRYQFFKKAFMLFFVPVLVMLILVPFTSEEINGARSWFGFGSLGIQPTEPAKLAIILYLGALISKKGEKFRDFKTGLLPVMIIVSIVCGLIMLQPDLGSCLVLAVCATIMIMAGGANLKQVFASGVALSLVVTVLVSISMAINPRSWEYRIERFTSYMDPIANQQDGAFQLISSLQALGHGGLTGAGFGESVQKLHYLDYPYNDFIFSIIAEELGFIGSVIFLIFYLLFLWRGLIVSLRCPDIYGTVVGVGIVGLFAMQAFINIGGVTATIPITGVTLPFISYGGSSMLFSLVSMGIMLSISREYNRTDKPKRTKGKA; via the coding sequence ATGAAAGCTTCGCACAACGGCAGTCGGGGAAGACCGGACTTTCTGCTTCTCATCATGACGCTGCTGCTTGTAGGCTTCGGTATCCTAATGGTGTTCAGCGCCAGCTCGGGCGTAGCCGCCATCGGTTGGAACGATGCCTTATATTTCACCAAGCGCCAGCTCGTGTGGGCTGGCCTCGGGCTCTTCGCTATGTTCGTGGCGATGAACCTCAGGTACCAGTTTTTCAAGAAAGCGTTTATGCTGTTTTTTGTGCCGGTTCTGGTTATGCTGATCCTGGTCCCCTTCACCAGCGAGGAAATTAACGGCGCGCGAAGCTGGTTCGGCTTCGGCTCGCTCGGTATTCAGCCAACGGAGCCCGCGAAGCTTGCCATTATTCTATATCTGGGAGCGCTCATCTCGAAGAAGGGCGAGAAGTTCCGAGATTTCAAGACAGGCCTGCTGCCTGTTATGATTATTGTCTCCATCGTCTGCGGGCTCATTATGCTGCAACCGGATCTGGGCTCCTGCCTAGTGCTCGCCGTCTGCGCGACGATTATGATTATGGCCGGCGGAGCGAACCTGAAGCAGGTATTCGCCTCCGGAGTGGCGTTATCTCTCGTTGTCACGGTATTAGTCTCGATCTCGATGGCTATCAATCCCCGTTCTTGGGAGTATCGCATTGAAAGGTTCACCTCGTACATGGACCCTATCGCCAATCAGCAGGATGGCGCATTCCAGCTCATTTCATCGCTCCAGGCGCTGGGACACGGCGGATTGACGGGGGCCGGTTTCGGTGAAAGCGTTCAGAAGCTGCATTATTTGGATTATCCCTATAATGACTTTATCTTCTCTATCATTGCGGAGGAGCTGGGGTTCATCGGTTCTGTGATTTTCCTCATCTTTTATCTGCTGTTCTTGTGGCGCGGCTTGATTGTTTCGCTGCGGTGCCCCGATATCTATGGGACAGTGGTCGGCGTCGGCATCGTGGGACTGTTCGCCATGCAAGCCTTTATCAATATCGGAGGCGTAACGGCGACGATACCCATTACCGGAGTGACGCTTCCGTTCATTAGCTACGGCGGGTCCTCTATGCTGTTTAGTCTGGTTAGCATGGGCATTATGCTCAGCATCTCCAGAGAATACAATCGCACGGACAAGCCCAAGAGAACCAAAGGCAAAGCCTAG
- a CDS encoding Asp23/Gls24 family envelope stress response protein: MTEDLQTGIIRISDDVVATIAGLAALETPGIAAMSGGISEGLAKRLSGKNVQKGVSVEVGQVEAAIDLRIIVHYGIPIQEVCRQLQLNVRESVENMTGLQVVEVNVKVEGVAFKEDEPEETPQRLK, from the coding sequence ATGACCGAAGACCTTCAAACTGGCATTATCCGTATATCCGATGACGTAGTAGCGACAATCGCGGGACTTGCAGCACTCGAAACGCCAGGCATCGCGGCAATGTCAGGCGGCATCTCAGAAGGACTTGCCAAACGTCTCAGCGGGAAGAACGTACAGAAAGGCGTATCGGTCGAGGTTGGCCAAGTAGAAGCAGCCATCGACTTAAGAATTATTGTGCATTACGGTATTCCGATTCAAGAGGTTTGCCGCCAGCTGCAGCTCAATGTGCGGGAATCTGTCGAGAACATGACGGGTCTGCAGGTAGTAGAGGTAAATGTGAAGGTAGAGGGCGTTGCGTTCAAGGAAGACGAACCGGAAGAGACGCCTCAACGATTGAAATAA
- a CDS encoding YlaN family protein, which translates to MSAPEITDLLHERALRLLQEDAGKIEKLIEVQMENLTTRQCPLYEEVLDTQMYGFSREVDFAVRAGLIAELSGKDILNRLERNLAVLYEALDRKAQG; encoded by the coding sequence ATGTCTGCACCGGAAATCACGGATTTGTTGCACGAGCGAGCGCTTCGTCTTCTTCAGGAGGACGCGGGTAAAATAGAGAAGTTAATCGAGGTACAGATGGAGAACTTGACGACTCGTCAATGTCCACTGTACGAAGAGGTACTGGACACACAGATGTATGGGTTTTCGCGCGAGGTGGACTTTGCGGTACGCGCGGGATTGATTGCCGAGCTTTCGGGCAAGGACATCTTGAACAGGCTTGAACGTAATTTGGCTGTATTATACGAGGCTTTGGATCGCAAAGCGCAGGGGTAG
- a CDS encoding HPr family phosphocarrier protein, which yields MSNNAAIVEISQAASQFSSSIVLQADSKYIDVKSILGLFTTLVGGHSYELHVHGPDAEEAKQKMSEIFAKHNLNVTVITD from the coding sequence ATGTCCAATAACGCAGCAATTGTTGAGATTTCTCAAGCAGCTAGCCAATTCTCTTCTTCCATCGTACTACAGGCTGACAGCAAATACATCGACGTTAAGAGTATTCTTGGCCTGTTCACGACATTGGTGGGCGGTCACTCCTACGAGCTCCACGTCCATGGTCCAGATGCCGAGGAAGCGAAGCAGAAGATGTCCGAGATATTTGCGAAGCATAACCTGAACGTTACTGTCATTACTGATTAA
- a CDS encoding aminopeptidase, translating to MRDPRLKRLAQNLVQYSIDVQPGDNILIDMIGSEKELAKCIIEEVAARGGRPFLEFSDRSVLRTMLMHATKEQMETWAALDLERMKQMQGYIGVRSGDNVNELADVPKENMRLYEQLYRNPVHMEQRVKKTKWVILRYPSPSMAQLANMSTESFENFYFDVCNLDYAKMEKAMDPLKALMDRTDKVRIVAPGTDLTFSILNIGSKKCCGHRNIPDGEVFSAPVRDSVNGTITYNAPSVYSGVTFQHISFTFENGKIVKAESNDTARLNEILDTDEGSRYIGEFAIGFNPHILHPMNDILFDEKIAGSLHFTPGQAYEETDNGNRSAVHWDLVLIQRPEYGGGEIYFDDVLIRKDGLFVIPELEALNPDALK from the coding sequence ATGCGCGATCCAAGACTGAAACGACTGGCCCAAAATTTAGTTCAATATTCCATTGACGTCCAGCCAGGCGACAATATTCTTATTGACATGATTGGCTCCGAGAAGGAGCTTGCGAAGTGCATCATCGAAGAGGTAGCCGCTCGCGGCGGCCGTCCGTTCCTGGAGTTTAGCGACCGCTCCGTGCTCCGCACCATGCTGATGCATGCGACGAAGGAGCAGATGGAGACTTGGGCAGCGCTGGATCTGGAGCGGATGAAGCAGATGCAAGGCTACATCGGCGTTCGATCCGGCGACAACGTCAACGAGCTTGCGGACGTGCCGAAGGAAAACATGCGTTTATATGAGCAGCTGTACCGCAATCCCGTACATATGGAGCAGCGCGTCAAAAAAACGAAGTGGGTCATCCTGAGGTATCCAAGTCCCTCTATGGCGCAGCTGGCCAACATGAGCACAGAGTCGTTCGAAAACTTCTATTTCGACGTATGCAATCTGGATTACGCCAAGATGGAGAAGGCGATGGACCCGCTCAAGGCGCTGATGGATCGGACGGATAAGGTGCGTATCGTAGCGCCTGGAACAGATCTGACGTTCTCTATCTTGAATATTGGCTCCAAAAAATGCTGCGGGCATCGCAATATTCCCGATGGTGAGGTGTTCTCCGCGCCGGTGCGCGATTCCGTTAACGGCACAATCACATACAATGCGCCAAGCGTGTATTCGGGCGTAACGTTCCAGCATATTTCGTTTACATTCGAGAATGGCAAAATCGTGAAGGCCGAGAGCAATGATACGGCGCGGTTGAACGAAATTTTGGATACGGATGAAGGCTCTCGCTATATCGGTGAGTTTGCGATCGGCTTTAATCCCCATATCCTGCATCCCATGAATGATATACTGTTCGATGAAAAAATCGCGGGCAGCCTTCATTTTACTCCAGGGCAGGCCTATGAGGAGACGGATAACGGTAACCGCTCCGCGGTTCATTGGGATCTTGTTCTCATCCAGCGACCGGAGTACGGAGGCGGCGAAATCTACTTCGACGATGTGCTGATTCGCAAGGACGGATTGTTTGTCATTCCGGAGCTGGAAGCACTGAACCCGGACGCGCTGAAATAG